The window GAGGACGGCCGCCGCCGCGGCCTCGGCGCGCGGGACGCCGCCCCGGGTGGCGTCGTAGGCCTCGGCCTCGGCGTCGTAGTCGAGCAGGGAACGCGCTATCGGCATCAGTTCGCGCCGTGAGCGGGCGCCAGGGCCTCCAGTCGCTCCGCGAGGGCGAAGTCGGTCTCGGTCACGGCGTCGCCCGCGCTGTGCGTGTTCACCGACACGCGGACCGTGTCGTAGCCCAGGGTGAGGTCCGAGTGGTGGTTCAACTCGTCCTGCACCGAAGCGATGTGGGCGACGAGGGCGCTCGCCGCGAAGTGGCTGCCCAGCCGGTAGGTGCGCAGGATCCGGTCGTCCTCGAAGGCCCAGCCCGGGAGTTCCCGCAACCGGTCCTCGATCTCCTTCTGGGAAAGCGGCTCGCCCGACATCCGCACACTCCTTCACGACTCGGTCGGCACCATCGCCTGACGTGGGGTCAAGGTTCCCACAGCGAGGGCCCGCGGGAAGGTCTCGCGCGGCGGTCCGTGCCGGCGCGTCCGCGCGCCGTCGCCGCGGCGCCCCGGCCCCACGCGGCGGGCCGGGCTCCCTGGGCTACCGTCGGGGCATGACGACGGTGAGTGTGGGCGCGATGCTGCGCACCTGGCGGGAGCGGCGCGGGATCAGTCAGTTGGAGCTGGCGGGCCGCGCCGACTCCTCGTCGCGGCACATCAGCTTCGTGGAGACCGGCCGTTCCCGGCCGAGCGAGGAGATGGTGCTGCGGCTCGCGGAGCACCTGGACGTCCCGGTGCGGGAGCGCAACGCCCTGTTGCTGGCGGCCGGCTACGCGCCCCGCTACCCGCACACCCCGCTCGACGACCCGTCGATGGAGGTTCTGCGGGACTCCCTGGAGCGGCTGCTGACGGGCTACGAGCCGTATCCGGCGCTGGTCGTGGACGCCACGTACCAGGTGATCGCCGCGAACCGGGGCATCGCGCTGCTCCTGGACGGTGTGCCCGAGCACCTGCTCGCGCCGCCGCTGAACGCGATGCGGCTGACCCTGCATCCGCAGGGCCTGGCCGCGCGGATCCTCAATCTGCGGGAGTGGCGCGGTCACCTGTTGGAGCAGATGGAGCGGCAGATCGCCCTGTCGCGCTCGGAGCCGCTGCGCGCGCTGTACGAGGAGGTGGCGGCCTACCCCGTGGCGGAGCGGGCCGATCACGGCGAGCCGCGGGAGGCGGTCGCGAACATCGCGCTGCCGCTGCGGATCGAACACGACGGGCAGACGCTGTCCTTCGTGTCGTCCATCTCCACCTTCAACACGCCGATGGACGTGACCGTCGCCGAGCTGGCCATCGAGACCCTGCTGCCGGCCGACCCGGCGACCGTGAAGTACCTGCGCTCACTGGTCCCGTGAGGGCGTACCGCGCAGCGCGAGCCACTGGACGAGCGCGAACCCGGCGACGACGAGCGCCTGCGCCGGGATCCACACCGCGCCGGCGACGGTCGGGGTGAACCAGAGGAGTGCGGCGGCCAGGCTCAGCGCCACCCAGAGGCAGTTGGTCTCGATGACGAGGCGGACGGGGAGCACCGGCGGCCGGCGGCGGGAGGCCAGCCATCCGACGCCCGCCCCGTAGAGGGCGAGGAGCGCGCCGAGGACGAGCAGGGTCGTCGGGCCGACGCCGAGGAGCCGGCCGAGCGGCTCGGAGAAGGCCAGGTAGGCGAGCCCGTTGCCGGTGGTGACCAGTGCGTCGAGCGCGAGGGACCGGCGCAGGACGACCTGGGGCCCGGTGGTGCGGGCGATGCTGCCGAGCAGGGTTGCGGACATGGCGGATCAACCTCCGTCGAGGAGCGGACGCGCGGGGTGGTGGGGCACCGGGTCCCGGAGCCGAGTGCGCGACCCCGGAACCCGATGCCCCCACTGTGCCGCCGGGCCGGGGCCGGGTCGATTACCCCGGGGGTAAGGGCCCTGCCCGGGACGCGCCCGGACCGTCGCGGTGCCCGCCGGTACGGACAGGTCCTCCGCCTCAAGCGGGCACACCTGTCTCGGAGCGGCCGCTCGGGGTGTGCGGGGGCCGCGGGTCGCCGGGGAAACGGGACGCCCCGGACCGGGGCGGGCCGGGGCGTTCGTCGTACGGGATCGGGCGGGAGCCGGGGTCAGAGCTCCGCGAGGTCGAGCCCGGCCTGCGCGGCGGCGGCCCGCACGGTCTGCTCCAGGAGCACGGCGATGGTCATCGGGCCGACGCCGCCGGGCACCGGGGTGATCAGGGAGGCCCGGGCGGCGGCCGACTCGAAGTGGACATCGCCGACGTTGCCCGCGTTGTAGCCGGCGTCCAGGACGACGGCGCCCGGCTTGATGTCCTCGCCGCGGATGAACTCTGCCTTGCCGACGGCGGCGACCAGCACGTCGGCCTGGCGCACGATCGAGGGCAGGTCCACCGTGCGGGAGTGACAGTAGGTGACCGTGGCGTTGCGCTCCAGCAGCAGCATCCCGGCGGGCTTGCCCAGGATCGCGCTGCGGCCGACGACCACGGCGTGCTTGCCGGTCAGGTCCACGTCGTACTCCTCCAGGAGGCGCATGATGCCGCCGGGGGTGCAGGAGACGAAGCCCGGCAGGCCGAAGCCCATGGCGGCGAAAGAGTGCATCGTCACACCGTCGACGTCCTTGCCGGGGGCGATGGCCTCGAAGGCGGCCCGCTCGTCGATGTGGTGCGGCACCGGGTGCTGGAGCAGGATGCCGCTGATCTCCGGGTCCTCGGAGAGCGCGGTGAGGGCGGCCACCAGTTCCGCCGTGGTGGTCTCGGCGGGGAGCTCGACGTGGCGGGAGGTGATCCCGGCCTTGGCGCAACGGTTCTGCTTCATCCGTACGTAGGTCACGGACGCGGGGTCCTCGCCGACCAGCACGGTCGCCAGACAGGGGGCGGTGCCGGTGCGCTCGGTGATCTTCGCGGCGTGGGCGGCGGTCTGCTCCGAGATGCGGCGGGCGACGGCGGTGCCGTCCATGAGCCGGGCGGTCTGAGCGGTCTGGGCAGTCGTCATGGGGTCTCCTGAGCGTCGCTGCGGAATCGCGGTTCGCCCAGGCGCGCGGCAGTCGACGTACCCACCGGTACGCCGGGCCGCTCCCCGGTGGTGATCCACCCGAACGCCAGTCACGGCCCGGCGCCCACTCTAGTCGACGCCCGCGCGCGGCGGGCCGGCGATACCCGGTGGAGGACCGGCTCCCGGCCTGCGACGATCGGGGGATGACGCGTACTTTCGACCATCTTGTCGCCGAGGCGGAGTCCGTTTCCGTGGACGGCTGGGACTTCTCCTGGCTCGACGGCCGCGCCACCGAACAGCGCCCCTCCTGGGGCTACCAGAAGCTCCTCGGCGAACGTCTCTCCCGGGTCTCCTCCGTCCTCGACGTCCAGACCGGTGGCGGCGAGGTGCTCGCCGGGGCCGGCGCCCTGCCGCCGCTGACGGTGGCGACCGAGTCCTGGCCGCCGAACGTCGCCAAGGCGACCCGGCTCCTGCACCCGCTGGGCGCGGTGGTGGTCGCCGACTCCGACGAGCCGCCGCTGCCCTTCGGGGACGAGGCCTTCGAGCTGGTCAGCAGCCGGCACCCGGTGACCGTGTGGTGGGACGAGATCGCCCGCGTGCTGACGCCGGGCGGCACGTACTTCTCGCAGCAGGTCGGTCCGGCCAGCGTCTTCGAGCTGGTGGAGTACTTCCTGGGCCCGCAGCCGGAGGAGGTCAGGCGTGGCCGGCACCCCGACGACGCGGTCGCCGAAGCCCGGAAGGCGGGCCTGGAAATCGTCGATCTGCGCTCGGAGCGACTGCGGACGGAGTTCAACGACATCGGAGCCGTGATCTACTTTCTACGGAAGGTGATCTGGATGGTGCCGGGCTTCACGGTCGGGCACTACCGGGACCGGTTGCGCGAGCTCCACGAGCGGATCGAACGCGAAGGCCCGTTCGTCGCGCACACCGCCCGCTTCCTCGTCGAGGCCCGCAAAACGGGCTGAGCGGGAGGGCGCGGGAGGGCGGACGGATCCACGTCGGATCGGTTGCGTCGCCACAGCGTGGCGCAGGTCACTCAATTCAGCGCGTAACGAATCGACTCGGGCATGCGATGAACCGACAGGTGTCCTCGCGCGGTCCCGGAATACAGACCCCCCTCGGGTCTGTTTCCCGAAGTCGCGCGATGATGTCCCGCTCACCCCTTATCTGTTCGCAACGAGAGGCTCCTTGTGTCGCTCAGCCCGTCCCGTACGTTCCCTCCGGAGATCGCCGAATCGGAGGCCCTCGTCGCGCTCGTCGAGCGCGGCCGCGAGCAGGGTCACATCAACGGTGATGACGTGCGCCAGGCCTTCGAGGCCGGCCGCATCCCGGTGGACCAGTGGAAGCGGGTCCTGCGCAGCCTGAACCAGGTCCTGGACGAGGAGGGTGTCGCCCTCCACGTCAGCGCCGCCCCCGCCACCAAGGCCGCTGCGAAGAAGCCGCGCAAGGCTGCCGCCGCCCCGGCCCGCACCGTGACCAAGAAGGCCGCCGCGCCGCGCCCCATCGGCGCGCGCAAGACGGCGGTCGCCGCCACCGCCGCGGCGATATCCGCACCGTCGGCCTCCGGGACCGAGGAGGAGGTGGCGGCCGAGGCCGCCGCCGAGCCGAAGAAGCGGACGGTCAAGAAGACCGCCGCGAAGAAGGCGACGGCCACCAAGAAGACCGCCGCCACGAAGAAGGGCGCCAAGGACGGCGACGAGGGCGAGACCCCGGCGGCCGAGGGCGAGGACTGGGCGGCCGAGGACCTGGCCGACGAGGCCGAGGAGGGGACTCCGAAGGTCGGCGGGACCCAGGGCTTCGTGCTGTCCGACGACGACGAGGACGACGCCCCGGCGCAGACCGTCATGGTCGCCGGTGCCACCGCCGACCCCGTCAAGGACTACCTCAAGCTGATCGGCAAGGTGCCGCTGCTCAACGCCGAGCAGGAGGTCGAGCTCGCCAAGCGCATCGAGGCGGGTCTCTTCTCCGAGTACAAGCTCGAAGAGGAGGAGGACCACAAGCCCACGTTCAAGCGTGAGCTGGAGATCCTCGTCGAGGACGGTCGCCGGGCCAAGAACCACCTGCTGGAGGCCAACCTCCGTCTCGTGGTCTCCCTCGCCAAGCGCTACACGGGCCGCGGCATGCTCTTCCTGGACCTGATCCAGGAGGGCAACGTCGGTCTGATCCGCGCGGTGGAGAAGTTCGACTACACCAAGGGCTTCAAGTTCT of the Streptomyces sp. NBC_01426 genome contains:
- a CDS encoding 4a-hydroxytetrahydrobiopterin dehydratase, which gives rise to MSGEPLSQKEIEDRLRELPGWAFEDDRILRTYRLGSHFAASALVAHIASVQDELNHHSDLTLGYDTVRVSVNTHSAGDAVTETDFALAERLEALAPAHGAN
- a CDS encoding helix-turn-helix domain-containing protein, with the protein product MTTVSVGAMLRTWRERRGISQLELAGRADSSSRHISFVETGRSRPSEEMVLRLAEHLDVPVRERNALLLAAGYAPRYPHTPLDDPSMEVLRDSLERLLTGYEPYPALVVDATYQVIAANRGIALLLDGVPEHLLAPPLNAMRLTLHPQGLAARILNLREWRGHLLEQMERQIALSRSEPLRALYEEVAAYPVAERADHGEPREAVANIALPLRIEHDGQTLSFVSSISTFNTPMDVTVAELAIETLLPADPATVKYLRSLVP
- a CDS encoding bifunctional 5,10-methylenetetrahydrofolate dehydrogenase/5,10-methenyltetrahydrofolate cyclohydrolase; its protein translation is MTTAQTAQTARLMDGTAVARRISEQTAAHAAKITERTGTAPCLATVLVGEDPASVTYVRMKQNRCAKAGITSRHVELPAETTTAELVAALTALSEDPEISGILLQHPVPHHIDERAAFEAIAPGKDVDGVTMHSFAAMGFGLPGFVSCTPGGIMRLLEEYDVDLTGKHAVVVGRSAILGKPAGMLLLERNATVTYCHSRTVDLPSIVRQADVLVAAVGKAEFIRGEDIKPGAVVLDAGYNAGNVGDVHFESAAARASLITPVPGGVGPMTIAVLLEQTVRAAAAQAGLDLAEL
- a CDS encoding methyltransferase domain-containing protein, whose product is MTRTFDHLVAEAESVSVDGWDFSWLDGRATEQRPSWGYQKLLGERLSRVSSVLDVQTGGGEVLAGAGALPPLTVATESWPPNVAKATRLLHPLGAVVVADSDEPPLPFGDEAFELVSSRHPVTVWWDEIARVLTPGGTYFSQQVGPASVFELVEYFLGPQPEEVRRGRHPDDAVAEARKAGLEIVDLRSERLRTEFNDIGAVIYFLRKVIWMVPGFTVGHYRDRLRELHERIEREGPFVAHTARFLVEARKTG
- a CDS encoding RNA polymerase sigma factor, with the translated sequence MSLSPSRTFPPEIAESEALVALVERGREQGHINGDDVRQAFEAGRIPVDQWKRVLRSLNQVLDEEGVALHVSAAPATKAAAKKPRKAAAAPARTVTKKAAAPRPIGARKTAVAATAAAISAPSASGTEEEVAAEAAAEPKKRTVKKTAAKKATATKKTAATKKGAKDGDEGETPAAEGEDWAAEDLADEAEEGTPKVGGTQGFVLSDDDEDDAPAQTVMVAGATADPVKDYLKLIGKVPLLNAEQEVELAKRIEAGLFSEYKLEEEEDHKPTFKRELEILVEDGRRAKNHLLEANLRLVVSLAKRYTGRGMLFLDLIQEGNVGLIRAVEKFDYTKGFKFSTYATWWIRQAITRAMADQSRTIRIPVHMVEIINKLARVQRQMLQDLGREPTPEELGKELDMTPEKVIEVQKYGREPISLHTPLGEEGDSEFGDLIEDSEAVVPADAVSFTFLQEQLQSILGTLSEREAGVVSMRYGLNDGQPKTLDEIGRVYGVTRERIRQIESKTMSKLRHPSRSQVLRDYLD